A window of Mycobacterium bourgelatii genomic DNA:
CATCCGCTAGGCGGTCGGCGAGTTCGGCCGGCCCAAGTTCCTCGTAGAAATCTCGGATGCTGCCGATCCGCGCGATCGACATATCAACGATCAGGCTGGCCATTTTCTCGGCACGACAGGGTATGAAGCCCTGGAAACCAAGGATGCCGTTGGGCGCGAAAATCGGCAGGATCTGCACTTTGCGCGGCAGGAACGGGAACACCGACCGCAACCCCGGCACGTAGAAACCGGTAAAGAAGACCGGCGCGAAGAGCATGATCACTCCGGTCCAGTTGGTGATCAGACCGGCGACCGCGCTGAAGATCGGGATGCTGACGAGATCGACGACAAACGCCGATTGGCCGGTCAGCTCCTCCCAATCGATGAACGGGCCTGAAGCGATAACGCTCATACTGCGTCCTCCGAGTTGCCGAGAACATGCGGGGCTTGTTAGGGGGTGACTGATCGTAACAGTCTGGTGCTCGCCAAGTAATAGCCGCGAGGAAATTCAGCAACAGCGTTCGAAGGTAATGTTCGAGACGTCAAATCATTGGACAAGCGCCTACCCTATGCCTATGCCAAAGGACCCGATCGGTGCGCTACGGCAACCACCACCCCGGATGCCGACAGATCGAAAGCCGTTGGCAACTGCCTGAATCGAACGCTCGAAGTTCGGTGGCGTGGTGCCGCCGCCGGCCACGTGTAAAGGGGTTCTGGGCACATTCAAATAAAAAATTTGCAATAGTGCAGGGTCTTCGTGACTGACCCAATTCACGCGTTGAGCCGCCCGCGGAAATTGACCATTGGCGATGCCCCGCCGTGGCGGTATTGTGCAGCCGCATGAAGCCCGCGACCCTAGTCACCGCGGTCATTGCGATCGCCATCGCCGGGGTCGTTTGTCCGTGGGCCCCGAGAGCTGGTGCCGATCCCAGGTACTTGGCACCTTGCGCGGTCACCGTTGCGGCGATCAATCCCAAGACCCAGCTGGCGCACTCGGACTGCCGGCTGCATGCCAACGATCGGGTCGGCGCGAATTTCGATGTGACTTACTTCAGCCTCCCCGAAGCGCCGGGACCCAGGGCGGTGAAGGTGGTCGTCACCGACGGATCCGGCGCGGTCGTCCAGACGATCGACGAGCTACTCGAACCGTCCAGCCCGAGCGGCGTCGGATTACAGGATCTCGACGGGGACGGCCGCGAGGAAATCATCATCCCGATCGCCCAGCACGTCTTCAACGGCAGCCCGAACACCCGCTTCTCGGTGTGGCGCGCGGAGGGCGACAGCACCCACTTCGAACGGACCCAGATGGTCGGCCAGGCGGCGTATCCCAGCGGCGACGGCTACGTCGTCAGCAACGGCGGATCGCCCACCAGCCGCGACCTCACCTTCTACCTGCCCACCGGGGCCGGATTCACCCTCGTCCTGGTCTTGACGATCGAGGCCGAGCAGGTAGAGCAGGGCACGAATCGTGTCCTGACCGTGAACTGCCGTGCGCACAAAGTAGATAGCCTGCAGGCCATCGACATGGACATCACCACCGCACAAGACACGTTCTGTGCGTCGCCGGCCGCTCGCGCCATTTGGCCCGACGCTCAACGCGTTTGAGTCGCCGGACGCCCGCCGCGGCCGCGCTCCCGGCTTCGCCGAGCGTGAGGGTAAATCCCCGGCCATCGCGATCATGGGGCCAGAGGCCACACAGCCGACGAGCGACGCCGGTCGAGCCCTTCACCGAGCGTGGGGGTAAATGCCCGGCCATCGCGATCATGGGGCCAGAGGCCACACAGTCGGCGCGAGAAGCGGCCTGGCGACCGAAACCTAGAGCCAGGTGTCTTGGGTCGTGGTCGTCAGGAAAGCTTCCAGATCATCACGCCATTGCGCTGGTGTGGTCTTGTCCGGTTCGATGCCGGTGTACTCGCCCCGGTAGAACAGCAGCGGGCGGGGCTTGATTTTGGGGACCTCGGACAGCGACTGAACCGCACCGAAGACCACAAAGTGGTCCCCACCGTCATGCACAGAGGCCACCGTGCAGTCGATGTAGGCCAGTGAGCCGTCGATGATCGGCGAGCCGAGTTCGGAAGGGTGCCAATCGATCCCGGCAAACTTGTCCGGC
This region includes:
- the hsaB gene encoding 3-hydroxy-9,10-secoandrosta-1,3,5(10)-triene-9,17-dione monooxygenase reductase subunit, with translation MTAAPIDPRTFRSVLGQFCTGITIITTVHDDVPVGFACQSFAALSLDPPLVLFCPTKVSRSWQAIEASGRFAVNILTESQKHVSARFGSKEPDKFAGIDWHPSELGSPIIDGSLAYIDCTVASVHDGGDHFVVFGAVQSLSEVPKIKPRPLLFYRGEYTGIEPDKTTPAQWRDDLEAFLTTTTQDTWL